A stretch of Thermomicrobium roseum DSM 5159 DNA encodes these proteins:
- a CDS encoding NUDIX hydrolase produces MTAPNALAVFTVTLLFAGERCLLLHRHTQRHRFPDLWTGLGGRVEPTELADLASAARRELAEETGIPLHDVPSLVLRRVLLQHRPASAELELLLYFTGELASPLTISASREGTLHWVAPTDLPALPLVDNARLVLPHLVADRARDPAASEPVKLGIARCDEQGRVVAIAWA; encoded by the coding sequence ATGACTGCCCCGAACGCGCTGGCAGTCTTCACGGTGACGCTCCTCTTCGCCGGTGAGCGGTGTCTGCTCCTCCACCGCCATACCCAGCGCCATCGTTTCCCCGATCTCTGGACCGGTCTCGGGGGACGCGTCGAGCCGACCGAGCTGGCTGACTTGGCCAGCGCCGCTCGCCGAGAACTCGCTGAAGAGACCGGAATACCGCTCCACGACGTACCCTCGCTCGTCCTGCGCCGCGTCCTCCTGCAGCACCGTCCGGCGAGCGCCGAACTGGAACTGCTCCTCTACTTCACCGGCGAACTCGCCAGCCCCCTGACAATCTCGGCGAGTCGGGAGGGGACGCTCCACTGGGTCGCCCCGACCGATCTTCCCGCGCTCCCGCTCGTCGACAACGCGCGCCTGGTCTTGCCGCACCTCGTCGCCGATCGCGCCCGCGATCCAGCCGCAAGCGAGCCGGTCAAGTTGGGCATCGCCCGCTGCGACGAGCAGGGGCGCGTTGTCGCCATCGCCTGGGCCTGA
- a CDS encoding TetR/AcrR family transcriptional regulator: MAQLTNQPTSQVLQPRARERRERILDAALAVFTRRGYREATMDEVAEAAATSKGGVYFHFPGKEALFLALLERSAALLLQRTQLALERTPDPAGKLDAALDVVLRLFASHRDLARLFLVEALAAGPAIQEALLAIRRRFAALIASELARAREDGLIGPLDPQLAATACFGAIYEVVTQWLLSGSPADLAEAAPELRRLLRRLVGLPDRSLDEDGTL; this comes from the coding sequence ATGGCACAGCTGACCAACCAGCCCACCAGCCAGGTGCTCCAGCCGCGGGCACGCGAGCGGCGCGAGCGGATCCTCGATGCCGCCCTGGCTGTCTTCACTCGCCGCGGCTACCGCGAGGCCACCATGGACGAGGTGGCCGAGGCGGCCGCCACTTCCAAGGGTGGCGTCTACTTCCACTTCCCCGGGAAGGAAGCCCTCTTCCTGGCCCTGCTCGAGCGGAGTGCCGCGCTCCTCCTGCAGCGAACGCAACTGGCGCTCGAGCGGACCCCCGACCCCGCCGGCAAGCTGGACGCCGCGCTCGACGTCGTCCTCCGCCTCTTCGCGTCCCACCGCGACCTGGCCCGGCTCTTTCTCGTCGAGGCGCTGGCGGCCGGACCAGCCATCCAGGAGGCACTCCTGGCGATCCGACGCCGCTTCGCCGCCCTGATCGCCAGCGAGCTCGCGCGTGCTCGAGAGGATGGCCTGATCGGCCCGCTCGATCCGCAGCTGGCGGCCACCGCCTGTTTCGGAGCCATCTACGAGGTCGTCACCCAGTGGCTGTTGTCCGGCTCGCCGGCCGATCTCGCCGAAGCCGCCCCGGAACTCCGCCGCCTGCTCCGTCGCCTGGTCGGCCTCCCCGACCGCTCGCTGGACGAGGATGGAACCCTATGA
- a CDS encoding carbohydrate ABC transporter permease: MKVLERTEAATRVRPLAGERLERLRQAIDEWPLFWLLVAPNLILLVVFTYWPLVYNAYLSLMQWDLISPVKIFVGLENYRFLLEDSEFREVVRNTVVFTLGTVGGTMLLGLAFALVLDQPLRGLALARGVVFAPYVLSGAAVAVFWVNMLNPRFGLVAQVASWLGTVSPDWLNHPRLAMVAVILVYVWKNVGFSTIVYLAGLQRIPQELYEAATVDGAGVWQRFRSITLPQLGPITLFLLVVSTIASFQAFDLIRVLTDGGPVNATTTLLFYIWEQGFVAFNAGRAAAAAVVLFALLAVISWLQVRLGERRVSYD; this comes from the coding sequence ATGAAGGTGCTGGAACGGACCGAGGCAGCGACACGAGTACGGCCGCTCGCCGGGGAGAGGCTGGAGCGGTTGCGCCAGGCGATCGATGAGTGGCCGCTCTTCTGGCTGCTCGTCGCGCCCAACTTGATCCTCTTGGTCGTCTTCACCTACTGGCCGCTCGTCTACAACGCTTACCTGAGCCTGATGCAGTGGGACCTGATCAGTCCCGTCAAGATCTTCGTCGGGCTCGAGAACTACCGGTTCCTGCTCGAAGACAGCGAGTTTCGCGAAGTCGTGCGCAATACCGTCGTCTTCACGCTGGGCACGGTGGGCGGGACGATGCTGCTCGGGTTGGCGTTCGCCCTGGTGCTCGATCAGCCATTGCGTGGGCTGGCGCTGGCGCGCGGCGTCGTCTTCGCGCCGTACGTGCTGAGCGGTGCGGCGGTGGCCGTCTTCTGGGTCAACATGCTCAACCCGCGCTTCGGCCTGGTGGCGCAGGTGGCGAGCTGGCTGGGGACGGTGTCGCCGGACTGGCTCAATCACCCGCGCCTGGCTATGGTCGCGGTCATCCTGGTCTACGTCTGGAAGAACGTCGGCTTCAGCACGATCGTCTACCTGGCCGGTTTGCAGCGGATTCCCCAGGAGCTGTACGAAGCGGCAACGGTCGACGGGGCAGGGGTGTGGCAGCGCTTCCGCTCGATCACGCTGCCGCAATTGGGGCCGATCACGCTGTTTCTCCTGGTCGTCTCGACGATCGCCTCGTTCCAGGCCTTCGATCTGATCCGGGTCCTGACCGATGGTGGGCCAGTCAACGCGACGACGACGCTGCTCTTCTACATCTGGGAGCAGGGGTTCGTCGCCTTCAATGCCGGGCGGGCAGCGGCTGCGGCGGTGGTGCTGTTCGCCCTGTTGGCGGTGATCAGCTGGCTGCAGGTGCGGCTCGGCGAGCGGAGGGTCTCCTATGACTGA
- a CDS encoding carbohydrate ABC transporter permease, producing MTERRNWRRAIATGLRGLLVGLVVVIMGLPLYWVATGALKTNQEIYTFPPVWIPRQPQWGNFVEAWQAVPFGRFFVNSIVTTLGAVALELLFALLSAYALVFVRSRGKGLVFAVVIAALLVPGTVTLLPNYLTVARLGWINTYQGLIIPVAAVAFGVFLFRQHFLTLPRDLLDAARLDGCGHLGLLRHVVVPLSQPVIVTFLVIYLVAHWNDFLWPLVVTNRLEWRTVPVGVAYLYQVEGVQNWGPILAGTVMALVPMLLVYVVAQRWIVKGIGGGALKG from the coding sequence ATGACTGAACGGCGCAACTGGCGACGAGCGATCGCGACCGGCCTGCGCGGCCTACTGGTGGGGCTGGTCGTGGTGATCATGGGATTGCCGCTCTACTGGGTGGCGACGGGAGCACTCAAGACGAACCAGGAGATCTACACCTTCCCACCGGTCTGGATACCGCGCCAGCCACAGTGGGGGAATTTCGTCGAGGCCTGGCAGGCGGTTCCCTTCGGGCGGTTCTTCGTCAACAGCATCGTGACCACGCTCGGGGCCGTGGCGCTCGAACTCCTCTTCGCGCTCCTCTCCGCTTATGCGCTCGTCTTCGTCCGCTCGCGGGGAAAGGGGCTGGTCTTCGCCGTGGTGATCGCAGCGTTGCTCGTCCCCGGAACCGTGACGCTGCTCCCCAACTACCTCACGGTGGCGCGCCTGGGGTGGATCAATACCTATCAGGGGCTGATCATCCCGGTCGCCGCTGTCGCCTTCGGTGTCTTCCTGTTCCGGCAACACTTCCTGACCCTCCCGCGCGATCTCCTCGATGCGGCGAGGCTGGACGGCTGCGGGCATCTCGGGCTCCTGCGTCATGTCGTGGTGCCGCTCTCGCAGCCGGTGATCGTGACCTTTCTGGTGATCTACCTGGTGGCGCACTGGAACGACTTCCTCTGGCCGCTGGTCGTGACCAACCGACTGGAGTGGCGCACGGTGCCGGTCGGCGTGGCTTATCTCTACCAGGTCGAGGGCGTGCAGAACTGGGGTCCCATCTTGGCCGGCACGGTGATGGCGCTGGTACCGATGCTCCTCGTCTACGTGGTGGCGCAGCGCTGGATCGTCAAGGGGATCGGAGGTGGCGCGTTGAAAGGCTGA
- a CDS encoding ABC transporter substrate-binding protein, whose protein sequence is MNKSLTRRRLLVALGGLSSAALLAACGGTEATPTPAPAAGSAAQASPTPAAAAASPTPAAASPTAPAVVTSPGSTVKVVYWGSFSGNLGEAEQGMVKRFNESQKDVVVDYQYQGNYEETAQKLTQALAAGTTPDIVLLSDVWWFKFYLNDVLLPLDDLFAANKIDTKDYVDPLIEEGTRKGVVYWVPFARSTPLFYYNKQVWQEAGLPDRGPQTWAEFLEWVPKLLKKEGDKTTRYAFAHPSAASYIAWLFQPVVWQHGGRYSDPDFTIRIQEDPAVEAGRLYLASVRDGWAVPTKDIVADFTNGAAAAMMASTASLRGILKTATFPVGTAFLPEGPKGFGCCTGGSGLAILKNKPKEIQEAAFKYLAFATDPENTMWWSQNTGYMPVRKSAIASQEMQNFYKENPNFKTAVEQLPKTRPQDAARVWIPNGDQIIGKGLERVTVQQEDPAGVFADVAKTLEREAKPVVEQLKRREG, encoded by the coding sequence ATGAACAAGAGCTTGACGCGACGGCGACTGCTCGTGGCGCTGGGCGGACTTTCGAGCGCGGCATTGCTGGCGGCGTGCGGCGGGACGGAGGCGACACCGACACCGGCGCCGGCGGCAGGCAGCGCAGCCCAGGCGAGCCCGACACCTGCTGCAGCCGCAGCCAGCCCGACACCAGCGGCGGCGAGCCCGACTGCGCCGGCGGTGGTCACGTCGCCCGGCTCGACGGTGAAAGTCGTCTACTGGGGCTCGTTCAGCGGCAATCTCGGCGAGGCCGAGCAGGGAATGGTCAAGCGGTTCAACGAGTCCCAGAAGGACGTGGTCGTCGATTACCAGTACCAGGGGAATTACGAGGAAACGGCGCAGAAGCTGACCCAAGCGCTCGCGGCCGGGACCACGCCGGACATCGTGCTCCTCTCCGATGTGTGGTGGTTCAAGTTCTATCTCAACGACGTGCTGCTCCCGCTCGACGACCTCTTCGCGGCCAACAAGATCGACACCAAGGACTACGTCGATCCATTGATCGAGGAAGGGACGCGCAAGGGAGTCGTCTACTGGGTGCCGTTCGCGCGTTCGACGCCGCTCTTCTACTACAACAAGCAGGTCTGGCAGGAGGCCGGACTGCCGGACCGCGGTCCCCAGACCTGGGCCGAGTTCCTGGAGTGGGTACCCAAGTTGCTCAAGAAAGAAGGAGACAAGACGACGCGCTACGCTTTCGCGCACCCGAGTGCCGCCTCCTACATCGCCTGGCTGTTCCAGCCGGTGGTGTGGCAGCACGGCGGGCGCTACTCCGACCCGGACTTCACCATCCGCATCCAGGAGGACCCCGCGGTCGAGGCCGGTCGGCTGTACCTGGCATCGGTGCGGGACGGTTGGGCGGTACCGACCAAGGACATCGTGGCCGACTTCACGAACGGTGCGGCGGCTGCCATGATGGCCTCGACTGCTTCACTGCGCGGCATCCTCAAGACCGCCACGTTCCCGGTCGGGACCGCCTTCCTGCCGGAGGGACCCAAGGGCTTCGGCTGCTGCACCGGTGGGTCCGGCCTGGCGATCCTCAAGAACAAGCCGAAGGAGATTCAGGAAGCGGCCTTCAAATACCTGGCCTTCGCGACCGATCCGGAGAACACCATGTGGTGGTCGCAGAATACCGGTTACATGCCGGTGCGCAAGTCGGCGATTGCCAGCCAGGAGATGCAGAATTTCTACAAGGAGAACCCGAACTTCAAGACTGCGGTCGAGCAGCTGCCCAAGACGCGGCCGCAAGATGCAGCGCGCGTCTGGATCCCGAACGGCGACCAGATCATCGGCAAGGGACTCGAGCGGGTGACCGTGCAGCAGGAGGATCCGGCTGGCGTGTTCGCCGATGTGGCCAAGACGCTCGAGCGCGAGGCCAAGCCGGTGGTCGAGCAGCTGAAGCGCCGCGAGGGATGA
- a CDS encoding isochorismate synthase: MSCRVLDAPQATLQELWPLAERQARAHDRPVILSCAEHCEPVDPIALFARAASHLPRVLWLVPEREEALVGLAGQRLPLQSVTSPSLPLPARLAAAWRALAQDALAEGPLPPLAVAGLAFDPADERPDPWWQPFGQGQLLLPRLLYRQQGALACRSVQAAVFPGEREPRALLTWPTSSLPTPSAAPRSVVQHELVRPDDWRRMIQHALAAIAAGDLRKVVLARARELVAADPFPLEQALRELAARYPSCTVFAIGIGETVFLGASPERLARVAHGTVATVALAGSRPRASSPEQDHRAAEELRRSDKDRHEHALVVEAIRSALAPLCTSLSIPEEPVVVSMANVHHLATPISGILHDGASVLDVVARLHPTPAVGGTPREAALAFIRQREPVPRGWYAGALGWIEASGDGEIVVGLRSGLVRSQQARLYAGCGIVADSDSVAEWAEAEAKFRPMLEALAGG; encoded by the coding sequence ATGAGCTGCCGAGTGCTCGATGCTCCCCAGGCTACCCTCCAGGAACTCTGGCCGCTGGCCGAGCGGCAGGCCCGCGCGCACGATCGCCCAGTGATCCTGAGCTGCGCGGAGCACTGCGAACCGGTCGACCCGATCGCGCTCTTCGCCCGCGCGGCCAGCCACCTCCCGCGCGTCCTCTGGCTCGTCCCCGAACGAGAGGAGGCGCTGGTTGGGCTGGCCGGCCAGCGCCTGCCGCTCCAGTCGGTGACGAGCCCGAGTCTCCCCCTGCCAGCTCGCCTCGCCGCTGCCTGGCGGGCACTGGCTCAGGACGCGCTGGCCGAGGGACCGCTCCCACCGCTGGCTGTCGCCGGGCTCGCCTTCGATCCGGCGGACGAGCGCCCCGATCCCTGGTGGCAGCCGTTCGGTCAGGGCCAGCTTCTCCTGCCGCGCCTGCTCTACCGGCAACAGGGGGCGCTCGCCTGCCGGTCCGTGCAAGCGGCTGTGTTCCCCGGCGAGCGCGAACCGCGCGCGCTCCTGACCTGGCCGACGAGTTCGCTGCCGACTCCATCGGCCGCTCCTCGCTCGGTCGTCCAGCACGAACTGGTCCGACCGGACGACTGGCGGCGCATGATCCAGCACGCGCTGGCCGCGATCGCTGCTGGCGATCTCCGCAAGGTCGTCCTGGCCCGCGCCCGCGAGCTGGTGGCTGCCGACCCCTTCCCGCTCGAGCAGGCCCTGCGGGAGCTTGCGGCCCGCTATCCGAGTTGCACCGTGTTCGCCATCGGGATCGGCGAGACCGTCTTCCTGGGGGCGAGCCCGGAGCGACTCGCCCGGGTCGCCCACGGCACCGTCGCCACCGTCGCCCTGGCCGGCTCGCGCCCGCGCGCGAGCTCGCCGGAACAGGACCACCGCGCGGCCGAGGAACTGCGCCGGAGCGACAAGGACCGCCACGAGCACGCGCTGGTCGTCGAGGCGATCCGCTCGGCGCTCGCCCCGCTCTGCACCAGCCTGAGCATCCCGGAAGAACCAGTGGTCGTTTCCATGGCCAACGTGCATCACTTGGCCACGCCGATCAGCGGCATCCTCCACGATGGCGCCAGTGTGCTCGACGTCGTGGCCCGCCTCCACCCGACGCCAGCCGTCGGCGGGACGCCGCGCGAGGCAGCGCTCGCTTTCATCCGCCAGCGCGAGCCGGTTCCCCGTGGCTGGTACGCCGGTGCGCTCGGCTGGATCGAAGCGAGCGGTGACGGCGAGATCGTCGTCGGCCTGCGCTCCGGCCTGGTGCGCAGCCAGCAGGCGCGACTCTACGCTGGGTGCGGCATCGTCGCCGATTCCGATTCAGTGGCCGAATGGGCGGAAGCCGAAGCGAAGTTCCGGCCGATGCTCGAGGCGCTCGCGGGAGGCTGA
- a CDS encoding glycerophosphodiester phosphodiesterase: MQSTELRHELFRHWPARPWVIAHRGASGLAPENTLTAFILAVEQGAHGIECDLRLTRDGHVVICHDASVQRTTNGHGLVHEHTLAELRLLDAGYTFTTDRGASYPFRGLGLRIPTFEELLAALPNHVVINAEIKSAPWDPADRQRGQAIAERVVALVRQRPDLRARLLVSSFDAAVLDTVRRLDPELAVALCTLPLAPLPEQLRGTLERGYDAFHPMDVGFDQHGAAVIAAAHEAGVPVNVWTVDVPDRAIELVALGVDGIITDYPEATRHALTRAASATATARPVTP; encoded by the coding sequence ATGCAGAGCACCGAGTTGCGGCACGAACTGTTCCGGCACTGGCCTGCCCGTCCCTGGGTCATCGCCCACCGGGGCGCCTCCGGCCTGGCACCGGAGAACACGCTGACCGCTTTCATCCTGGCCGTCGAGCAAGGGGCACACGGGATCGAGTGCGACCTCCGCCTCACGCGCGATGGGCACGTCGTCATCTGCCACGATGCCTCGGTCCAGCGCACCACCAACGGACACGGCCTCGTCCACGAGCACACGCTGGCCGAGCTGCGCCTGCTCGACGCTGGCTATACCTTCACCACCGATCGCGGGGCGAGCTACCCCTTCCGCGGCCTGGGGCTGCGCATTCCGACCTTTGAGGAACTGCTCGCCGCTCTGCCGAACCACGTGGTCATCAACGCCGAGATCAAGTCGGCTCCCTGGGACCCCGCCGATCGCCAGCGCGGCCAGGCGATCGCCGAGCGCGTCGTCGCCTTGGTACGCCAGCGACCCGACCTGCGCGCGCGTCTGCTCGTCTCTTCCTTCGATGCTGCCGTGCTCGATACCGTCCGCCGACTCGACCCCGAGCTGGCGGTCGCCCTCTGCACGCTACCGCTCGCCCCTTTGCCCGAGCAGCTGCGCGGCACGCTCGAGCGCGGGTACGACGCCTTCCACCCGATGGACGTCGGCTTCGACCAGCACGGCGCCGCCGTCATCGCCGCCGCGCATGAGGCCGGCGTGCCGGTGAACGTCTGGACGGTCGATGTCCCCGACCGGGCCATCGAACTGGTCGCGCTCGGCGTCGACGGCATCATCACCGATTACCCGGAAGCGACCCGACACGCCCTGACGCGCGCCGCCAGCGCCACCGCGACCGCCCGCCCCGTCACTCCCTGA
- a CDS encoding KaiC domain-containing protein, producing the protein MRERQEPLVEAVTPLQELAQRVPQLEGVPTGVPGLDELFFVTEWREGKAVRRVLGGIPRYAVLQVTGVSDTGKSLMVEQFAVERARRGEPCIFLTTEAPGPFVAGSLQLRAQAMGVPREAIDRAIILIDAATHTSLTHDLGTLLSTLAFAIRTYHAQAVVIDSLTGFYEAREMQAREIVRPLYLFLKKWHQTALAVSQKRSGHELLTAEAAGGFAVGHILDGSLVLAKQPVLSYQQAKLYRTPIGETVRLFRIDGCRMSGHDTATHLLEITPEGLVRIGPRLSDLARGAAVSTGEEEVE; encoded by the coding sequence ATGCGCGAACGACAGGAACCGCTCGTCGAAGCGGTCACTCCATTACAGGAACTGGCCCAGCGCGTTCCCCAGCTCGAGGGTGTCCCGACCGGAGTCCCGGGACTCGACGAACTCTTCTTCGTCACCGAGTGGCGCGAGGGGAAGGCCGTGCGGCGTGTCCTGGGCGGTATCCCACGCTACGCGGTCCTCCAGGTCACCGGGGTATCCGATACCGGCAAGAGTCTCATGGTCGAGCAGTTCGCGGTGGAGCGGGCCCGGCGAGGTGAGCCCTGCATCTTCCTCACGACCGAGGCACCAGGGCCGTTCGTCGCCGGCAGTCTCCAGCTCCGCGCGCAGGCAATGGGAGTACCCCGCGAGGCGATCGACCGCGCCATCATTCTGATCGACGCGGCCACGCACACCAGCTTGACGCACGATCTCGGCACGCTCCTAAGCACGCTCGCCTTCGCCATCCGGACCTACCATGCCCAGGCCGTGGTCATCGACTCGCTCACCGGCTTCTATGAGGCCCGCGAGATGCAGGCGCGCGAAATCGTGCGCCCTCTGTATCTGTTTCTCAAGAAATGGCACCAGACCGCACTGGCGGTCTCCCAAAAGCGGAGCGGGCACGAGCTCCTCACCGCCGAAGCTGCCGGCGGATTCGCCGTCGGTCACATCCTCGATGGCTCGCTCGTCCTCGCCAAGCAACCGGTCCTGTCCTACCAGCAAGCAAAACTGTACCGGACGCCGATCGGCGAGACGGTCCGGCTCTTTCGGATCGATGGTTGCCGGATGAGCGGTCACGATACGGCCACGCACCTACTCGAGATCACCCCAGAAGGACTGGTGCGGATCGGACCGCGGCTGAGCGACCTCGCACGCGGTGCAGCTGTCAGCACAGGAGAGGAGGAGGTGGAATGA